One stretch of Amycolatopsis tolypomycina DNA includes these proteins:
- a CDS encoding NAD-dependent epimerase/dehydratase family protein, whose translation MRMVITGATGNVGTALLAALEPGHDVVGLARRLPDTAVEPYRRAGWRAVDVGLPRAEEELAEVFAGADAVVHLAWAISPVCGDPPMWRTNDHGTRSVLAAAAAAGVPHVVVASSVAAYGPAPRWEKVAEDFPCDGIAGSAYSRGKAALETLLDRFEEKYPQVRVARIRPCAILHREAAGEFARWLLGPAVPAHLVGGRRLPVPLWTDLRAQIVHTTDVADAIRLILDRGFTGAVNLAAPEVLDADALAGVLGGTRVPVPKPVVQLATRAAWLGGVLPVHPGWLELADRAALVDTTLAETALGWQPRYDAAAALADLVAGLRAGAGAASAPLAPPRRDGVLARLRSLTRVGPSHQSQA comes from the coding sequence GTGCGCATGGTGATCACGGGAGCCACCGGGAACGTCGGAACGGCCCTGCTGGCCGCGCTCGAGCCCGGCCACGACGTGGTCGGGCTCGCGCGGCGGCTGCCGGACACGGCCGTCGAGCCGTACCGCCGGGCGGGCTGGCGGGCCGTCGACGTCGGCCTGCCCCGCGCGGAGGAAGAGCTGGCGGAGGTGTTCGCGGGCGCGGACGCGGTGGTGCACCTGGCTTGGGCGATCTCGCCGGTGTGCGGCGACCCGCCGATGTGGCGCACCAACGACCACGGCACCCGGAGCGTGCTCGCCGCGGCGGCGGCCGCCGGGGTGCCGCACGTGGTCGTCGCCTCGTCCGTGGCCGCCTACGGGCCGGCGCCGCGCTGGGAGAAAGTGGCCGAGGACTTCCCGTGCGACGGCATCGCGGGCAGCGCCTACAGCCGCGGCAAGGCCGCGCTGGAAACCCTGCTGGACCGGTTCGAGGAGAAGTACCCGCAGGTCCGGGTGGCGCGGATCCGGCCGTGCGCGATCCTGCACCGCGAAGCGGCGGGGGAGTTCGCGCGCTGGCTGCTCGGCCCCGCCGTGCCCGCGCACCTCGTCGGCGGACGGCGGCTGCCGGTTCCGCTGTGGACGGACCTGCGGGCGCAGATCGTGCACACCACCGACGTCGCCGACGCGATCCGGCTGATCCTCGACCGGGGGTTCACCGGCGCGGTCAACCTGGCCGCGCCGGAGGTGCTCGACGCCGACGCGCTGGCCGGCGTCCTCGGCGGCACCCGCGTCCCGGTGCCGAAGCCGGTGGTGCAGCTGGCGACCCGGGCGGCCTGGCTGGGCGGGGTGCTGCCGGTGCACCCGGGCTGGCTGGAGCTGGCCGACCGCGCGGCGCTCGTGGACACGACGCTGGCGGAGACCGCGCTGGGCTGGCAACCTCGGTATGACGCCGCGGCCGCGCTCGCCGACCTCGTCGCCGGGCTCCGGGCGGGCGCGGGTGCGGCGAGCGCGCCACTGGCTCCGCCGCGCCGCGACGGGGTCCTGGCCCGGCTCCGCTCGCTCACCCGGGTCGGGCCGAGCCACCAGTCGCAAGCCTGA